A portion of the Streptomyces platensis genome contains these proteins:
- a CDS encoding PP2C family protein-serine/threonine phosphatase encodes MGVTGPSRCPGCDEPLEAGKCCGRCGAGLLAPAAPPAYGAPPAPGAAAAPPPPPMPPGPPPAPAPAARSGPAGPPPPDPQARLPFGDTGVPPMPGHPPVADTPPSADPRVAGYEAVADAAAAGTGPATAAGPGTPSGVPTAEPVAPAAEPGTPAAEPGVSAPEPVAPAASEGPSGAAVAAGTPAPGTVVCTACRSGAVDAEGYCTHCGHARPRARDHMEYEVGGIAAVSDRGHRHHRNEDFFALRAAALPDGTPAVVAVVCDGVSSATRPDEASTAASEAAGEALRESLPRGTHPAQAMHDAILAASSAVDALATDPSLAHDEHRQQNAPACTFVGAVVGGGLLTVGWVGDSRAYWIPNDRTAPPARLTEDDSWAAQMVANNLMSEAEANADERAHAITGWLGADAYEVEPHTATFKPDGPGVVVVCTDGLWNYAESAEQMAAVLPYDAPARPLNGARTLVTHALDGGGHDNVTVALVPFPAPAGQPAPA; translated from the coding sequence ATGGGTGTGACTGGGCCGTCCCGGTGTCCGGGCTGTGACGAACCGCTCGAGGCGGGGAAATGCTGCGGGCGGTGCGGCGCCGGACTTCTGGCGCCGGCCGCACCGCCGGCGTACGGCGCTCCGCCCGCGCCCGGCGCGGCCGCCGCACCGCCCCCGCCGCCGATGCCTCCCGGGCCGCCGCCGGCGCCCGCACCGGCCGCGCGCAGCGGTCCGGCCGGGCCGCCGCCTCCGGACCCGCAGGCCCGGCTCCCGTTCGGGGACACCGGCGTACCGCCGATGCCGGGCCACCCGCCGGTGGCCGACACTCCGCCGTCCGCCGATCCGCGGGTCGCCGGATACGAGGCGGTGGCCGACGCGGCCGCCGCCGGGACGGGACCCGCGACCGCTGCCGGTCCGGGCACGCCCTCCGGGGTGCCCACCGCGGAGCCCGTGGCACCGGCCGCGGAACCGGGGACGCCCGCCGCGGAGCCCGGTGTGTCCGCGCCCGAGCCGGTGGCGCCCGCCGCCTCAGAAGGCCCGTCCGGCGCCGCCGTTGCCGCCGGGACGCCCGCCCCGGGCACCGTCGTCTGCACCGCCTGCCGGTCCGGCGCCGTGGACGCCGAGGGCTACTGCACGCACTGCGGTCATGCCCGCCCGCGCGCCCGCGACCACATGGAATACGAGGTGGGAGGCATCGCGGCGGTCAGCGACCGGGGCCACCGGCACCACCGCAACGAGGACTTCTTCGCGCTGCGGGCCGCCGCGCTGCCGGACGGCACCCCCGCCGTGGTCGCCGTGGTCTGTGACGGGGTCTCCTCGGCGACCCGCCCCGACGAGGCGTCCACGGCGGCGTCCGAGGCCGCCGGGGAAGCGCTGCGGGAGTCCCTGCCGCGCGGTACGCACCCCGCCCAGGCCATGCACGACGCCATCCTGGCGGCCTCCTCGGCGGTCGACGCACTGGCCACCGACCCGTCTCTGGCCCATGACGAGCACCGCCAGCAGAACGCCCCGGCCTGCACCTTCGTCGGTGCGGTGGTCGGCGGCGGCCTGCTGACCGTCGGCTGGGTCGGCGACAGCCGCGCCTACTGGATCCCCAACGACCGTACGGCGCCGCCCGCCCGGCTCACCGAGGACGACTCCTGGGCCGCCCAGATGGTCGCCAACAACCTGATGTCCGAGGCCGAGGCGAACGCCGATGAGCGGGCGCACGCCATCACGGGCTGGCTCGGCGCGGACGCGTACGAGGTCGAGCCGCACACCGCGACGTTCAAGCCGGACGGGCCCGGTGTCGTGGTGGTGTGCACCGACGGGCTGTGGAACTACGCCGAGAGCGCGGAGCAGATGGCCGCGGTGCTGCCGTACGACGCCCCCGCCAGGCCGCTGAACGGTGCCCGCACCCTGGTCACCCACGCCCTCGACGGCGGTGGGCACGACAACGTCACCGTGGCGCTGGTGCCGTTCCCCGCACCGGCGGGGCAGCCGGCCCCGGCCTGA